One genomic segment of Hydra vulgaris chromosome 14, alternate assembly HydraT2T_AEP includes these proteins:
- the LOC136090779 gene encoding uncharacterized protein LOC136090779, whose translation MPERNCAFPTTYTNKHSFMSSFRIPTRKCDSDWKNDIVKVLNKYRKVDKSLQERIDAGRVYICERHFKPEDFELTKSGRKTLKLGSVPTLNLPVKSHETFTAERRKLENVCINKPKTQKAVCYKHWKDFVSRTTKLKNVYNWHVTINDNKQIAQFKNFETPFSLPKCEVIVNDSLEFTCLVFGWKLPDDHIIYKDFKRSMTNVFIQNLLQKKSLFNVCKGIEQEIINSSVLNHVIPFDYDLDTLSPMQYKELKRHKDCRVLHEESECDVCKKIEVVLKKQFKSKIKINNTAAKFL comes from the exons ATGCCTGAAAGGAATTGTGCTTTTCCAACTACCTATACAAATAAGCACAGCTTTATGAGCAGCTTCCGAATTCCAACAAGAAAATGTGATTCTGACTGGAAAAATgatattgttaaagttttaaataaatatcgtAAAGTTGATAAGTCATTACAGGAGAGGATTGATGCAGGTCGTGTTTATATATGTGAACGTCATTTTAAACCTGAAGATTTTGAGTTAACAA AATCTGGTCGCAAAACATTGAAACTTGGTTCAGTTCCAACATTGAATTTACCTGTGAAATCACACGAAACATTCACAGCTGAGCGaagaaaacttgaaaatgttTGTATCAATAAACCAAAAACCCAAAAAGCTGTTTGTTACAAGCACTGGAAAGACTTTGTGTCTCgtacaacaaaattaaagaatGTATATAACTGGCACGTTACAATTAATGATAACAAGCAAATTgctcagtttaaaaattttgagacACCATTTTCTTTACCAAAGTGCGAAGTGATAGTAAATGATTCTTTGGAGTTTACATGTTTGGTGTTTGGTTGGAAACTTCCTGATGAtcatataatttacaaagattttaaaagaagtatGACAAATGTATTCATACAAAacttactgcaaaaaaaatcaCTGTTCAATGTTTGCAAAGGAATTgaacaagaaataataaattccaGTGTATTAAACCATGTTATACCTTTTGATTACGATCTTGATACATTATCTCCCATGCAATATAAAGAGTTAAAACGGCATAAAGATTGTAGGGTTTTACATGAAGAAAGTGAATGTGATGTTTGTAAAAAGATTGAAGTagtattgaaaaaacaatttaaatctaaaataaagattaataacaCTGCAGCAAAGTTCCTCTAA
- the LOC136090908 gene encoding uncharacterized protein LOC136090908 has protein sequence MRVELYLLYKCIVIPPSFQNVSDHLPLSISIGLKGQYYQENINKITEDFSIRRYLWNNLDFINLYKDHLNTSFNNLNLIGIFENELDQIYATITNSGVWALREHLKSKKRSDYSKSWWTPELNHSSIYRQIPPCENPDEIAITDENIKVAISCLKINKCQDHFNISAEHLKYAQCDALTQWIRKLFHFSINHGWTPTSMSTSTVIPLVKLYKKSLTDPNNYRGISIIPIFTKLLEYLILLISPEIKETHPLQFGFNNKSLTLHAEFVISETIKHYNNNNSPIYLCSLDAEKAFDSCNWDILFDKLYFDKNLPLQIVNTIFSLYHKKNNNVVGTSIHGNFTGVVAYADDIILLSSTLSGLEMLITTCNIYNNLNGIKLNAVKTELLLSGKRQLTNCKITLDDHQIIPNEKLNHLGFIWDTQKSIFTSLFRTNINNRVSNFQTIVQTLIQSGIRFVYPSSIIQLYTSFAVPTLSHGLELCENRESTMQRLNKLGRNSLFKVHEISTYIQQNKINLFIRLLNNKVTFEIINSQLNYCSLKYSFLDDIKELCKIRRINMKNLIQDKKKQKINISENIIPEDTYQILVQAIQYQELIEAQSRGGLTAVNNECQQIVMKTEIQFRNDTNINHLQEININRMTVELLKDIEELLKDISTENYRKI, from the exons atgcgTGTAGAGTTGTacttat tatataaatgtattgttATTCCTCCTTCTTTTCAAAATGTAAGTGATCACTTGCCGCTATCGATTTCAATTGGACTTAAAGGTCAATATTatcaagaaaatataaataaaataacagagGATTTTAGCATTCGAAGATATCTCTGGAATAATCTAgactttataaacttatataaggATCACTTAaatacaagttttaataatCTTAACCTTATTGGTATTTTCGAAAATGAACTTGACCAAATCTATGCTACTATTACTAACAGTGGAGTATGGGCTCTTAGAGAACacttaaagtcaaaaaaacgATCTGATTATTCAAAATCCTGGTGGACTCCCGa GTTAAATCATAGTTCTATTTATCGTCAAATTCCACCTTGCGAAAATCCTGATGAAATCGCTATTActgatgaaaatataaaagtcgCTATTTCTtgcctaaaaataaataaatgccaagatcattttaatatatctgcagaacatttaaaatatgcCCAGTGTGATGCACTAACGCAATGgataagaaaactttttcacTTTTCAATTAATCATGGATGGACCCCTACGTCTATGTCAACTTCAACTGTTATACCGCTAgtcaaattgtataaaaaatcaCTTACCGACCCAAATAACTACCGAGGTATCAGTATTATTCCAATATTTACGAAACTTTTAGAATACCTAATTTTACTCATTAGTCCTGAGATAAAAGAAACACATCCCCTTCAATTTGGTTTCAATAATAAGAGTTTGACCTTGCATGCTGAATTTGTTATAAGCGAAACAATTAAGCATTACAACAACAATAATTCGCCTATTTATTTATGTTCTTTAGATGctgaaaaagcttttgacagcTGCAACTGGGACATTCTCTTTGATAAACTTTACTTTGATAAAAACTTACCTCTCCAAATAGTTAACactatattttctttatacCACAAAA aaaataataacgTTGTGGGTACTTCTATACATGGAAACTTCACAGGTGTTGTTGCTTATGCTGACGACATCATTCTTCTTAGCTCTACTCTATCTGGTCTTGAAATGCTGATTACAACgtgtaatatttacaataacttaAACGGGATAAAGCTCAATGCTGTCAAAACGGAACTGTTGCTTTCGGGAAAAAGACAATTAACTAATTGCAAGATAACCCTAGACGACCATCAAATAATaccaaatgaaaaacttaatcatCTAGGCTTTATTTGGGATAcacaaaaatctatttttaccTCACTTTTTAGAACTAATATTAACAATAGGGTATCAAATTTCCAAACAATAGTGCAAACTCTGATTCAATCTGGTATTCGGTTTGTATATCCATCTTCAATTATTCAGTTATATACATCTTTTGCAGTTCCGACCCTATCTCATGGTCTGGAACTCTGTGAAAATAGAGAGTCAACAATGCAAAGACTTAATAAACTTGGAAGAAACTCTCTATTTAAAGTTCATGAGATATCGActtatatacaacaaaataaaataaacctatttatccgtctattaaataataaagtaacttttgAAATCATCAATTCTCAGCTTAACTATTGttcattaaaatattcatttttagatgATATAAAGGAATTATGTAAGATCCGtagaataaatatgaaaaacttaattcaggataaaaagaaacagaaaattaatatttcagaaaatataattCCTGAAGATACTTATCAAATTTTAGTACAGGCAATTCAAT ATCAGGAATTGATCGAGGCACAAAGTCGTGGTGGACTTACAGCTGTTAATAATGAATGCCAGCAAATAGTTATGAAAACTGAAATTCAATTTCGAAATGATACAAACATTAATCATTTGCAAGAAATCAACATTAACAGAATGACAGTGGAACTACTGAAAGATATAGAGGAACTACTGAAAGATATAAGTACTGAGAACTATAGAAAGATATAG